Genomic DNA from Pseudomonas fluorescens:
TGCGCCGTCGTCATGGGCGTTCGCGGCCAGGCCTGTTGTTGCAATTCAATCCAAGCGTTGAGGTTGGCCCCGACCATGCCTTTGCGCCACATCAGCCACGTGGTGGCACTGGCGAACGGCTCGGCCAGCGAATGCACCGATACCCGCTCGCGGCCCGGCAGGCTGGCCAGCATCGACTCGGACATCAACGCCACCCCGGACCCGGCGATCACACACGCCAGCATCCCCTGGTAAGACTCGATTTCCATCGCCCGGCCCATGGTCGCGTGATCATGGGCAAACCAGGCCTCTAATCGCATCCGGTACGAACAACCACGCCGGAACGTGAACACAGCGCGGCCCTGCACATCCAGGGCACTGCGAACCGGCGGATGATCGGCCTCGGTAATCAGTACCAACCGCTCGTCGCACAACGGCACGCCATCCAACCCCGCGAGCTCCAGCGGGCCGTCCACCAGCGCCGCGTCGAGCCGGTTGGTGAGCAGGCCTTCAAGCAGCTCGCCACTGGGCCCCGATTGCACTTGCAGGTTCACCGCCGGATACGCCCGGTGATAAGCCGCCAGCAGGTCCGGCAAATGCGTCGCCGCCGTGCTGTACATCGTGCCCAGCAGGAAGTCCCCGGCCGGCTGCCCACCCTGCACGGCGGCATGGGCCTCGTCGTGCAAGGCGAACAGCTTGGCCGCGTAGTCCAGCAGGACTTTTCCTGCCGGCGACAACTGCAAACGCTG
This window encodes:
- the ptrR gene encoding putrescine utilization regulator PtrR, which encodes MEFSQLRIFQAVAEEGSITRAAERLHRVPSNLSTRLKQLEEQLGVDLFLRERQRLQLSPAGKVLLDYAAKLFALHDEAHAAVQGGQPAGDFLLGTMYSTAATHLPDLLAAYHRAYPAVNLQVQSGPSGELLEGLLTNRLDAALVDGPLELAGLDGVPLCDERLVLITEADHPPVRSALDVQGRAVFTFRRGCSYRMRLEAWFAHDHATMGRAMEIESYQGMLACVIAGSGVALMSESMLASLPGRERVSVHSLAEPFASATTWLMWRKGMVGANLNAWIELQQQAWPRTPMTTAQSA